The Streptomyces cyaneogriseus subsp. noncyanogenus region CGCGATGGAGAACAGGATGCCGTCGCCCATGCAGGCGCCCGCGGCCAGGTCCTTCGAGGGCAGCACCGTGATGTCGTGGCAGCCGGTGGTCTTGGAGACGCCCGGGTTGGTGGGCGCGCCCGGGTTGCCGCCGCCGTCCGGCCCCTCACCGGGGAAGAGCACCGGGAAGTCGATGACCGCCGCCTTCTCCGGGGCGCTGCGCGGCACCTTGATGATGGAGATGCCGTCGTGCGGCGGCTGGCAGTCGGGGTAGGCGGCGCTCGGCGAGTACGAGGAGACGTAGATGTAGACGTTGCGGCGCTCGGGCACCAGCGTGTGGGTGTGCGAGCCGCAGGCGGTCTCGACGGCGGCGACGTACTTCGGGTTCCGCTTGTCGCTGATGTCGAAGACCTTCATGCCCTCCCAGGAGGACTTCTCGGTCGCGGGCTGCGTGGTGCTGTTGCAACTGCTGTCGCTGCGCGAGGAGTCGGTCGACAGGAACAGCAGGTCGCCGGAGACGGAGACGTCGTTCTGCGAGCCCGGGCACAGGACTTGGGCGACCGTCTTGGGCGCCTTCGGGTCGCTGATGTCGAAGACGCGGAAACCGTCGTAGTTCCCGGCGAAGGCGTACTTCCCCTGGAAGGCGAGGTCCGAGTTGGTGCCCGGCAGGGCGTCCTTGGGGATGTTCGCCAGATGCTCGATGTTGGCCGAGTGGACGATCGCGTCCTGGGCGGGTATGTCGCCGCCCGCTATGGCCTGTCGGGCCTCGGCCTGGGCGCTCTTCGACACCTCCCTGGGCTTCGCCGGGGCGTCCCCGGGGTCGGGGGTCGCCACGGCCGGCCCGGCCGTGAGCAGCGCGGACAGAAGTCCGGCGGCGGCGGCCGCGACGCCCAGGCGTCTGCGCCGCGTTCGGGGGT contains the following coding sequences:
- a CDS encoding LVIVD repeat-containing protein — encoded protein: MILLHDPRTRRRRLGVAAAAAGLLSALLTAGPAVATPDPGDAPAKPREVSKSAQAEARQAIAGGDIPAQDAIVHSANIEHLANIPKDALPGTNSDLAFQGKYAFAGNYDGFRVFDISDPKAPKTVAQVLCPGSQNDVSVSGDLLFLSTDSSRSDSSCNSTTQPATEKSSWEGMKVFDISDKRNPKYVAAVETACGSHTHTLVPERRNVYIYVSSYSPSAAYPDCQPPHDGISIIKVPRSAPEKAAVIDFPVLFPGEGPDGGGNPGAPTNPGVSKTTGCHDITVLPSKDLAAGACMGDGILFSIADPERPKVIDRVQDNVNFAFWHSATFNQKANKVVFTDELGGGGAPTCNAEIGPDRGADGIYDIVGKGDRRKLVFRSYFKIPRHQADTENCVAHNGSLIPVKGKDLMVQAWYQGGVSVWDFTDSSRPKEIAYFERGPLSTENLVTGGSWSAYYYNGYIYSNDMAKGFDVLKLDDRRTDPAKRIHLRELNVQTQPDYFD